One genomic segment of Aquipluma nitroreducens includes these proteins:
- a CDS encoding tryptophanase yields MNLPFAENYKIKMVEPIYRSTREQRVQWIADANYNLFNLSSDKVFIDLLTDSGTGAMSDRQWAAIMTGDESYAGSSSYYHLKEKIQTIFGFEHFLPTHQGRAAENVLFSVLLKEGDLVPGNSHFDTTKGHIEYRKAKAIDCTIDEAFDTDSTFPFKGNVDLAKLEKVFKLQPQKNIPAMIMTITCNSSGGQPVSMANLKAVKEMATEYGVPVIFDSARFAENAWFIQQREEGYSTKTIKEIVKEMFTYADAMTMSSKKDGAVNIGGFMAMRNIDWYDKASTFNIMYEGFVTYGGMAGRDMNALAVGLDEVTTNDFLDTRIKQVQYLGNKLMEYGIPIQQPIGGHAVFVDAKKFLPYVPKEEYIAQTLAIILYLEAGVRGVEVGTLLADRDPETNDNRYPKLEFLRLAIPRRTYSNNHMDVVAAGLKNIFEIRDEIRTGLLIRKEAAIMRHFTVLLEKVKS; encoded by the coding sequence ATGAATTTACCATTCGCCGAAAACTATAAAATCAAGATGGTAGAACCCATCTACCGTTCAACTCGCGAGCAACGCGTACAGTGGATTGCTGATGCCAATTACAACCTGTTTAACCTGAGCAGCGACAAGGTTTTTATCGATTTGCTGACCGATAGCGGAACCGGAGCCATGAGCGACCGCCAATGGGCCGCCATCATGACTGGCGACGAAAGCTATGCCGGTTCGTCATCCTATTATCACCTGAAAGAAAAAATCCAGACGATCTTTGGGTTCGAACACTTTTTGCCAACTCATCAAGGGCGTGCTGCCGAGAATGTTTTATTCTCTGTTCTGCTGAAGGAAGGTGACCTGGTTCCCGGAAATTCGCATTTCGACACTACCAAAGGTCACATCGAGTACCGTAAGGCAAAAGCCATCGATTGTACCATCGACGAAGCTTTTGATACCGACAGCACTTTCCCGTTTAAAGGAAATGTTGACCTCGCCAAACTCGAAAAAGTTTTCAAACTTCAACCTCAAAAGAATATTCCGGCAATGATCATGACCATTACTTGCAACTCTTCCGGAGGGCAACCTGTTTCGATGGCAAACCTGAAAGCAGTGAAAGAAATGGCCACTGAATATGGCGTTCCGGTGATTTTCGATTCGGCTCGTTTTGCCGAGAATGCCTGGTTTATCCAGCAACGCGAAGAAGGATATTCCACCAAAACAATCAAAGAAATTGTGAAAGAAATGTTTACGTATGCCGATGCCATGACCATGAGCAGCAAAAAAGACGGCGCTGTAAACATTGGTGGTTTTATGGCCATGAGAAACATCGATTGGTACGATAAAGCCTCAACGTTCAACATCATGTACGAAGGCTTTGTAACCTATGGCGGAATGGCCGGACGCGACATGAATGCCTTAGCTGTTGGCCTTGATGAAGTAACCACCAACGATTTTCTGGACACACGAATCAAGCAGGTTCAATACCTTGGCAACAAACTGATGGAATACGGAATACCCATTCAGCAACCTATTGGTGGACACGCGGTTTTTGTTGATGCCAAGAAGTTTTTGCCGTACGTGCCTAAAGAAGAATACATTGCTCAAACGCTTGCCATTATTCTTTATCTGGAAGCTGGCGTACGTGGAGTTGAAGTGGGAACTTTACTGGCCGACCGCGATCCGGAAACGAACGATAACCGATACCCAAAACTCGAATTTCTGCGTTTGGCTATCCCACGCCGCACTTATTCAAATAACCACATGG
- a CDS encoding ComF family protein, with the protein MKTSVFFYLTELLFPRLCVVCGDRLIEQEQWICLHCLHHIPRTNYHLDLNNPVAQIFYGRVQIEFATAFFRFSKGSQYQKLLHNLKYKGMKELGEEIGKHFGIDLLQSPEFSSVDIICPVPLHPQKEKKRGYNQSWWIASGMAKQMNKELSANNLKRVTATETQTRKNRFERWQNVEGIFELSDPEAFSGKHILLVDDVVTTGSTLEACAASIISTTNARVSIATLATA; encoded by the coding sequence ATGAAAACTTCAGTATTTTTTTACCTGACCGAACTCTTATTTCCCCGGCTTTGTGTGGTTTGCGGCGATAGGCTGATCGAACAGGAACAATGGATTTGCCTGCATTGTCTTCATCATATTCCCCGAACGAATTATCATCTTGATCTGAATAACCCCGTTGCGCAAATATTCTACGGAAGAGTCCAAATTGAATTTGCCACAGCTTTTTTTAGGTTCAGCAAAGGTAGCCAATACCAAAAATTGCTGCATAATCTGAAATACAAAGGAATGAAAGAGCTTGGTGAGGAAATTGGGAAACATTTTGGCATTGACCTGTTGCAATCACCCGAATTCTCTTCAGTTGACATAATTTGTCCGGTTCCACTGCATCCGCAGAAGGAGAAGAAGCGTGGTTACAACCAAAGCTGGTGGATTGCCTCCGGAATGGCCAAACAGATGAATAAAGAACTTTCGGCCAATAACCTGAAACGAGTCACGGCCACCGAAACGCAAACACGCAAAAACCGATTCGAACGATGGCAAAACGTGGAAGGCATTTTTGAACTTTCCGATCCGGAAGCATTCTCCGGAAAACATATCTTGCTGGTCGATGATGTTGTAACCACCGGGTCAACGCTCGAAGCGTGTGCGGCTTCCATTATTTCAACAACCAATGCAAGGGTGAGTATTGCCACATTGGCTACTGCCTGA
- a CDS encoding DUF1186 domain-containing protein, which yields MSSIITVDGYNLTDDPDFLDRQNHMTTYLKDQIKDLYFDIHKGNKSVIPLILKLIQKFPQNPQLKNCLSIAYNNIGEIEKCEEVNRWVMKEHPDYLFGVLNIAATYFHRNELDKIKSLLGEKMELKDLYPNRDIFYVGEFTSFTKFAIQYFFETGNLEDAESRLNLLDKLFPDHQDTKSAKDWFHFRLLEKGIRGLNPENAKNVITKQSTFAEEQTRENPVFIHPEIYCLYEFDLSIPHIFIENILALPRPSVIADLELVLNDSISRYRYFEELLETDGIGEDRLSFPIHAILLLAELKAKESLGLILKFLSFENDFLVFWLGDHKTETIYEPIYYLGESQLDQLKAFMFKPNVDTYVKTSVLTAVQQIYFYQPHRKNEIIHWYDDVIDFFIENAANQNLNSSELLAFIVSDITEIREKRLLPDIERMFRMTYVCEGICGPIQKVRTEFEKEGNNQESKQDLLDIFNRYLGFIGTFLPKKKKQEKNKIDFPLDHNAEMYTKTGQDDPCICGSGKKFKDCCMDRLN from the coding sequence ATGAGTAGCATTATTACAGTAGATGGTTATAACCTGACTGATGATCCGGATTTTCTGGATCGCCAAAACCATATGACTACTTACTTAAAAGATCAGATTAAAGATCTGTATTTCGATATTCATAAAGGAAACAAATCAGTTATTCCCCTTATTCTGAAACTGATCCAGAAGTTTCCGCAAAATCCTCAATTGAAGAACTGCCTAAGTATTGCCTACAATAATATTGGTGAAATTGAAAAATGTGAGGAAGTAAACCGGTGGGTTATGAAGGAACATCCGGATTATTTGTTTGGAGTATTAAATATCGCCGCTACCTATTTTCACCGGAATGAATTAGACAAAATTAAATCACTTCTGGGAGAAAAGATGGAGTTAAAGGATTTATATCCCAATCGCGACATATTTTATGTGGGTGAATTTACCAGTTTTACCAAATTTGCCATCCAATACTTTTTTGAGACAGGAAACCTGGAAGACGCTGAATCGAGATTAAATTTACTGGATAAGTTGTTTCCTGACCACCAGGACACCAAAAGCGCCAAGGATTGGTTTCATTTTAGGTTACTTGAAAAGGGAATCAGAGGACTTAATCCGGAGAATGCTAAAAACGTAATTACAAAGCAAAGCACATTTGCCGAGGAACAAACAAGAGAAAATCCGGTTTTTATTCATCCGGAAATCTACTGTCTTTATGAATTTGACCTGAGCATTCCACATATATTTATTGAAAATATACTTGCACTGCCCAGACCAAGTGTGATTGCTGATCTGGAACTGGTATTGAATGACAGCATCTCAAGGTATCGTTATTTTGAAGAGCTTTTAGAAACCGATGGGATTGGTGAAGACCGACTTTCTTTTCCAATTCATGCCATATTGTTGCTTGCTGAATTAAAAGCCAAAGAAAGTCTGGGTTTAATTTTAAAGTTCCTTTCTTTTGAAAATGACTTCCTTGTATTTTGGCTGGGCGATCACAAAACAGAAACAATTTATGAGCCAATATACTATCTTGGAGAATCTCAACTCGATCAGCTTAAGGCGTTTATGTTCAAGCCAAACGTAGATACTTATGTAAAAACATCGGTATTAACTGCCGTTCAGCAAATTTATTTTTATCAGCCTCACCGAAAAAATGAGATCATCCATTGGTACGACGATGTAATTGATTTTTTTATTGAAAATGCAGCAAATCAAAATCTTAACAGCAGCGAATTGTTGGCATTTATAGTCTCCGATATTACTGAAATAAGGGAAAAACGCCTATTGCCCGATATTGAGCGAATGTTTCGGATGACTTATGTTTGTGAAGGGATTTGCGGCCCAATCCAAAAAGTCAGAACTGAATTCGAAAAAGAAGGAAATAATCAGGAATCGAAGCAAGATTTACTGGATATTTTTAACCGATATCTTGGCTTCATTGGCACTTTCCTTCCCAAAAAGAAGAAGCAAGAGAAAAACAAAATAGATTTTCCGCTAGATCATAATGCAGAAATGTACACGAAAACCGGGCAAGACGATCCGTGTATATGTGGAAGCGGAAAAAAATTCAAGGACTGCTGTATGGATCGGCTGAATTAA
- a CDS encoding CDP-glycerol glycerophosphotransferase family protein: MSKTVIINRTLSDSEIIEVKRLAETGSTIFAFSGNEISGITQQISLSPDEKRQVNYETMAEVLQFGDVTYNDKTISDLFRIDNASVWHYHKFRVYFAVRNLMYFLKPLEQLFISFENQVWFVSTEIKPLKKLYSEVDFRFPATKPKIKFNFGNLLSYLILIKYRVFRYLISPQKNPEYLLYLSEKYSTVMDKNSQEPGSGHHILEYLISELDDRFSLLTEVLMPKPKGKSDYSFSGQQYKMSSNHQRKIFLEGFLLSGLLKRRVREQTRNAHRALRHAYPRAHGTQLSPIQKLTLEIFQSLDKSSRYYLFRYFAARKFFGHSGVKAVIAADENSPLTKSILDAAKFCGIKVVGLQHGTMHDLHPAYLYTENDRENRVMPDLTLTWGKYWEKFLIRKGNYPSDSVISVGQIRTDIIPLLLAAEKQKQAQSTDLIVFASQPQRDPELRYQAAFDVFKAVKRLPKSKLIVKLHPREFDDSDYYEAIAKAAGCTNYVLDTTSDLYQLIASCNVLITCFSTVGTETVYFHKPLIILDHLKQDIQGYVAEGVAFHATNSFTLESILSGIFRGTLKIDREKYDAFIEKYAYRIDGKVAERCIKAITLNRSEFA; encoded by the coding sequence GCAACAAATTTCGTTGAGTCCGGACGAAAAGCGACAGGTGAATTACGAAACAATGGCCGAAGTGTTGCAGTTTGGCGATGTGACCTATAACGATAAAACCATTTCCGATCTTTTTCGGATCGACAATGCCAGCGTGTGGCACTACCATAAATTCAGGGTCTATTTTGCCGTTCGAAATCTGATGTATTTTCTGAAACCGCTTGAGCAGCTTTTCATTTCTTTCGAGAATCAAGTCTGGTTTGTTTCTACCGAAATTAAGCCTTTAAAAAAACTATATTCTGAAGTTGATTTCCGGTTTCCGGCCACAAAACCTAAAATTAAATTCAATTTTGGAAATCTGCTTAGTTATCTGATTCTGATTAAATATCGGGTTTTTCGCTACCTGATTTCTCCGCAGAAAAATCCAGAGTACCTGTTGTACCTGTCAGAAAAGTACTCGACAGTGATGGATAAAAATTCGCAGGAACCCGGATCAGGTCACCATATTCTTGAATACCTTATATCCGAATTGGACGACCGGTTTAGCTTGTTGACAGAAGTTTTAATGCCTAAACCGAAAGGAAAGTCAGATTATTCGTTTTCGGGCCAGCAATATAAAATGTCGTCAAATCATCAGCGCAAGATTTTTCTGGAAGGATTCTTGCTTTCCGGCTTGCTTAAAAGGCGGGTTCGCGAGCAGACTAGAAATGCTCACCGGGCTCTGCGGCACGCCTATCCAAGGGCACATGGGACTCAGTTATCACCAATTCAAAAATTGACACTTGAAATCTTTCAATCGCTCGACAAATCGTCCAGATATTATTTATTTCGGTATTTCGCTGCCCGTAAATTTTTCGGTCATTCCGGAGTTAAAGCGGTAATTGCAGCCGATGAAAATAGTCCACTTACCAAATCAATTCTGGACGCGGCCAAATTCTGCGGAATTAAAGTCGTTGGTTTGCAGCACGGAACAATGCACGATTTGCATCCGGCGTATCTTTATACTGAGAACGACCGGGAAAATCGAGTGATGCCCGATTTGACACTGACCTGGGGAAAATACTGGGAGAAATTTCTAATCCGGAAAGGAAATTATCCGTCTGATTCAGTGATTTCGGTTGGACAGATTCGCACCGATATTATTCCTTTATTATTGGCGGCCGAAAAACAAAAGCAAGCGCAATCAACCGATCTTATTGTATTTGCATCTCAGCCACAGCGTGATCCCGAATTGAGGTATCAGGCAGCTTTCGATGTTTTTAAAGCCGTAAAACGTTTGCCAAAGTCAAAACTCATCGTTAAACTTCACCCCCGTGAATTTGACGATTCGGATTATTATGAGGCTATTGCAAAGGCAGCGGGTTGTACCAATTACGTATTGGATACGACCTCCGATTTGTATCAGCTCATTGCTTCGTGCAATGTGTTAATCACTTGTTTCTCAACGGTTGGTACCGAAACGGTTTATTTTCATAAACCATTAATTATCCTCGATCACCTGAAACAGGACATTCAGGGATATGTGGCTGAAGGAGTTGCTTTTCATGCCACCAATTCGTTTACACTTGAAAGCATTCTCTCTGGAATTTTCCGTGGAACTCTGAAGATTGACCGTGAAAAATACGATGCGTTTATTGAAAAATATGCCTATCGTATTGATGGAAAGGTGGCAGAAAGGTGCATTAAGGCTATTACCCTGAATAGATCTGAGTTTGCTTAA